Proteins encoded within one genomic window of bacterium:
- a CDS encoding DUF1269 domain-containing protein: MSELVVIGYDSEFKADEVRIQLLKMQKDYLIDLEDAVVAVKKADGKVKLHQSYPLSAAGAVGGGFWGLLIGTIFLSPLLGAAVGAAAGAAAGALSDIGIDDNFMKELAGTLQPGSSALFVLVRKATPDKVLEAIRGLGGTVLKTSLSHEDEAKLQTALAAGKAGA, translated from the coding sequence ATGAGCGAGCTGGTGGTCATCGGATACGACAGCGAATTCAAGGCCGACGAGGTGCGCATCCAACTGCTGAAGATGCAGAAGGACTATCTCATCGACCTCGAGGACGCCGTGGTGGCGGTGAAGAAGGCCGACGGCAAGGTGAAGCTGCACCAGAGCTACCCGCTGTCGGCGGCCGGCGCCGTCGGGGGCGGCTTCTGGGGCCTGCTCATCGGCACCATCTTCCTCAGCCCGCTGCTCGGCGCCGCGGTGGGCGCCGCGGCCGGGGCGGCGGCGGGCGCGCTGTCGGACATCGGCATCGACGACAATTTCATGAAGGAGCTCGCCGGCACCCTGCAGCCGGGGTCCTCGGCGCTCTTCGTCCTGGTGCGCAAGGCGACGCCCGACAAGGTGCTGGAGGCGATCCGCGGCCTGGGCGGCACGGTGCTCAAGACCTCGCTCAGCCACGAGGACGAGGCCAAGCTGCAGACGGCGCTCGCCGCCGGCAAGGCGGGCGCATGA
- the apaG gene encoding Co2+/Mg2+ efflux protein ApaG, with protein MFTSEAVTRGIRVRAESSYVPERSEPERGSWFFIYTVEVANVGNETAQLVSRHWIITDADGTVREVRGPGVVGEQPTLEPGQSFTYTSACPLETPFGTMHGTYQMVTTSGERFDAEIAPFSLGEPHAIN; from the coding sequence GTGTTCACGTCCGAGGCGGTCACCCGCGGAATCCGCGTGCGGGCGGAATCGAGCTACGTGCCGGAGCGCTCGGAACCCGAGCGGGGCAGTTGGTTCTTCATCTACACCGTCGAGGTGGCCAACGTCGGCAACGAGACGGCGCAGTTGGTGAGCCGGCACTGGATCATCACCGATGCCGACGGCACGGTGCGCGAGGTGCGCGGCCCCGGGGTCGTCGGCGAGCAGCCGACGCTCGAGCCGGGCCAGTCGTTCACCTACACGTCCGCCTGTCCACTCGAGACGCCGTTCGGGACGATGCACGGCACGTACCAGATGGTCACCACCAGCGGCGAGCGCTTCGACGCCGAGATCGCCCCGTTCTCGCTCGGCGAGCCGCACGCCATCAACTGA